tgtgccatactctgcctgtgtgtgccatactctgccttccctaccctgcctctgtgtgccatactctgcttgccctatgatgcctgtgtgtatggcacacacaggcagcctacagtgacacaatgctggcactgctcctacagtctgcacaataactatatattaaaaaactttttaattgcagtaccacctcagtatatgttctttttgtagtatgcagggattatttgtgggtttctactgctcctgaggtgtgaacaggggaacaatgggggtgattacagcctgagcctgaggtgtgaacactgcagggggtgaacaatgcagagattaaaaggtgtgaacaacacaggggattacatatttaaacaatacagcctgattacagcctgaatctgaggtgagaaccatgcaggggggccagttaatctcagtactgataccatttaaagcttacacaaaagtaagccatcaaagcagccaggcaggtggggggccacacagaggggggtcaagggccgcatgcggcccgcgggccgccagttggacagcactgttatagactATAAGAAGCAATGCGCGGGCTTTTATTTGCGCTGCTTCAATGGGATTGGCTTACCATAAACACGCCCCTGCTTCTCCAGCTAATCCACGTCGCCTTCATTTATCCcgcctaaaaaaaatcaattctatTGGCCAATTCCATTTCTCCTCTAATGTCCGTATTACTCTTTGTTAGAATCCAGACTGCGAAGCACCGCCCGCTGAGCCCCAACATCTCAGGTTACCGGGAGGCGCTTCCGCCTGATTTCATTGCTGTTATTTCGGTACCGTATCTGTATCATAGTTCTGAGTTACAGAATCCGAATTGATTGCACTGAGCCGGGCACAATGGCCCCAGAAACTAATTAGGAAACATTTATCACTTGTGTCGGGGCAGAAAGTCTATTACAAACGATTCACAGACCGGATTGGGCGCCACCTAGTGGGGGGTTGGGGTCTCACATATTTTATGGGCACATTTATTCCCGCGGAGGGGAAGTTACAGGGACCGCACAGACCGGGCTTTATATCTGTACGTGTAGGGATTATATATGGTTTGGCTTCCCCTATACTCAATACGTTATAAGATCAGAACATTCCCAATGTATCTGGAGGAAACACAGGTACCGGCTCTTTAGATGGAGGaggtgggggctctgaaaagagcctttggtgCGATgcgcaggggccccggggccacattACTTCTTAGGCGCCGCCTTCTTTGCTTTAGCCGCTTTGGGTTTGGCTGCCTTGGCCTTTGCGGGGCTCTTTGTAGCTTTAGGCTTGGTGGGCTTCTTAGCCGGGCTCttggcagctttgggcttggcggcctttttagccgggctcttggcagctttgggcttggcggcctttttagccgggctcttggcCACCTTCTTGGGTTTGGCCGCTTTGGGCTTCTTGGGGCTTTTGGCGGCCTTTGCCGGTTTCTTCACCTTCTTGGGGCTCTTTGCTGCTGCCGAGACCTTCTTGGGCTTTTTAGGGGACTTGGGCGCCTTCTTTGCCGCCGCTGGTTTCTTGGCTTTGGGCGCCGCTGGCTTCTTCTTGGCCGCCTTCTCCTTACTCTCCAGCGGCTTCTTGTTCAGCTTGAAGGATCCGGAGGCTCCGCTCCCCTTGACTTGGGTGAGAGTCCCCTTAGTGACCAAGGCCTTGAGAGCCAGCTTGAGGCGGCTGTTGTTCCTCTCCACATCGTAGCCTCCGGCAGCCAGAGCCTTCTTGAGAGCGGCCAGGGACACCCCGCTGCGCTCCTTAGAGGCGGACACGGCTTTCACGATCAGTTCGGCCGCGCTGGGCCCGGCGGGTTTCTTGGCTTTAGCGCCTCCCTTCTTGGGCTGCTTCTTCTTGGCAGCGGCGGGTTCTGCCGGGGGAGGGGCGGGAGCGGTTTCAGCTGCAGTTTCTGTCATTCTAACCGATATCAGTCAAACCCACAGAGAGCAATAATTGCGATGTGGGTTCCAGTCCTCTTTATATACACCCCTCCTTTTCCCCGATTGGTTCATTCTCTGGTTAAGCTTTCCTTCCTATTGGGTGATTTTCATTTCCCCGCCTACAAACTCTCTTCCATTCTAAGCTGTAGTGCGAAAGTCTCTGtgtttctatagacaaaaacattcGTATTTTCTCTCGGCTCTGagtataaatgtgccccagtctGTATGGGATCAGCTGCCCCAGTAAGTGCCCGGGTCTGTGCCACTAATTCCCATTCTATTGGCTGCATATATTGCCCAGAGCAGCTCCTGGGAACTCAGTCCCGCTCCCCGGAAAGGCTCCGCTTCATTTCTCTCCTTCCCATTTGTGGGAATTGTTGGGGATGAATAGAAATCCTTCCCCTCCCGCTGTTCCCCCAGAGAAATAAGGGGGCCCCGGGTATAATATGGGCAGGTGAGTGAGAGAGGGGGAGGCTATAAAGGGAGTGTGGGGGGGTCGGAGTCCCAGGCAAGTAGCACAGTACAGGGAGCCATTGCTGGGGGAGTTTGGCTGCAGCACTCAGGGAGGGGTCGGTCCCACTGACCGGATTGGGTTGGGTTATTGGTTCCATTCTAGAGACTGATCACTTGCTGATCCCCCAACATGGGCACAGGGAGAAGGGAAATCTGTATTATGTTCTGGGGTTCAGAGGGGCCTTCGTTCTCTCTCTGGCCATTTTGTCTTTTATCAGTAACTGGGCTGCTCTATATCAGCTCTGCTTTGCATGTTGACTCCTGTTTACTATTATAATTAGTgaagagtgaatttttttgccaggcatggattcgcagcaaatttccacatttcgccattggagtaTTGTTTCTCGAAAATTTGCCTGGAAAAAAATCATCACACATctaattgggcacagtcgcgccAAAAACTCCTGTGTTCGACAAACGCATTTCATAGATTTTTCGCCgtttggtgaatttttcagcaaagcaaaatgggacagtttcgctcatcactaataa
The genomic region above belongs to Xenopus tropicalis strain Nigerian chromosome 9, UCB_Xtro_10.0, whole genome shotgun sequence and contains:
- the LOC116407570 gene encoding histone H1B-like isoform X2 produces the protein MTETAAETAPAPPPAEPAAAKKKQPKKGGAKAKKPAGPSAAELIVKAVSASKERSGVSLAALKKALAAGGYDVERNNSRLKLALKALVTKGTLTQVKGSGASGSFKLNKKPLESKEKAAKKKPAAPKAKKPAAAKKAPKSPKKPKKVSAAAKSPKKVKKPAKAAKSPKKPKAAKPKKVAKSPAKKAAKPKAAKSPAKKPTKPKATKSPAKAKAAKPKAAKAKKAAPKK
- the LOC116407570 gene encoding histone H1B-like isoform X1; this encodes MTETAAETAPAPPPAEPAAAKKKQPKKGGAKAKKPAGPSAAELIVKAVSASKERSGVSLAALKKALAAGGYDVERNNSRLKLALKALVTKGTLTQVKGSGASGSFKLNKKPLESKEKAAKKKPAAPKAKKPAAAKKAPKSPKKPKKVSAAAKSPKKVKKPAKAAKSPKKPKAAKPKKVAKSPAKKAAKPKAAKSPAKKAAKPKAAKSPAKKPTKPKATKSPAKAKAAKPKAAKAKKAAPKK